A region from the Phycisphaerales bacterium genome encodes:
- the upp gene encoding uracil phosphoribosyltransferase: protein MSDTTYPPQSSSPAPAPPDTRTIAGLPNLRLFDHPLIQHKLTQIRDERTGYQSFRALLAEIAGLMVFEATRNFPTQDITVQTPMEPTVGKVLKGTITVVPVLRSGLGMAEGVLGVMPEARVGHLGLARDEETLRPKTYLRKLPRALGDGPVVLVDPMLATGGSASAAIAMLKEAGASDLRLLCLVAAREGVKRLLDDHPDVVVYAAALDRELNARGFIIPGLGDAGDRMYGTT from the coding sequence ATGTCGGACACGACTTACCCCCCACAATCCTCTTCCCCCGCCCCCGCCCCCCCAGACACGCGCACCATCGCCGGCCTTCCCAATCTCCGCCTCTTCGATCACCCGCTCATCCAGCACAAACTCACGCAGATCCGCGACGAGCGCACCGGCTACCAGTCCTTCCGCGCCCTGCTCGCCGAGATCGCCGGCCTCATGGTCTTCGAGGCGACGCGAAACTTCCCGACACAGGACATCACCGTGCAGACGCCGATGGAGCCGACCGTCGGCAAGGTCTTGAAAGGCACCATCACCGTCGTCCCCGTCCTGCGCTCGGGGCTTGGCATGGCCGAGGGCGTCCTCGGCGTCATGCCCGAGGCCCGCGTGGGGCACCTCGGCCTCGCGCGCGATGAAGAGACCCTCCGCCCCAAGACCTACTTGCGCAAACTCCCGCGCGCCCTCGGCGACGGCCCCGTCGTCCTCGTCGATCCCATGCTCGCCACCGGCGGGAGCGCGAGCGCCGCGATCGCGATGCTGAAGGAGGCCGGCGCGAGCGACCTGCGCCTGCTGTGCCTCGTCGCGGCGCGCGAGGGCGTGAAGCGCCTGCTCGATGACCACCCGGACGTCGTGGTGTACGCCGCCGCCCTGGACCGCGAACTCAACG